The following coding sequences lie in one Paracidovorax avenae genomic window:
- a CDS encoding flavin-dependent oxidoreductase translates to MTSPSPASFQSTPRPLDIVIAGGGIGGLAAALALSAQGHRVTVCEAAARPQPLGVGINLLPHAVEVLDGLGLLPALDAMGVRTRALVFANRHGQPIYEDLRGTEAGYSHPQYSVHRGELQMLLWNTCLQRLGEERVRAGTRITGCTEEAGGSVLAQAELADGGTATLRCDLLIGADGIHSALRRQFHPHEGAPRWNGMMMWRGTTWARPFMDGRTMVQAGHRRAKFVVYPIAPPRADGLQLVNWVADRRLREDGFGGGLVAPGREDWSRPGSVDDLLPTFGTWRFGFVDVPGLIAQATQILEWPMVDRDPLPRWRQGRGVTLLGDAAHPMYPIGSNGATQALLDARAIAEALAARPHDLPAALDAYEEGRRPMTARIVELNRAEGLDAILDMVEERAPDGFERIGDVLDPALLADWVRSYKTAAGHRQSAPTATAA, encoded by the coding sequence ATGACCTCGCCCTCCCCCGCTTCCTTCCAGTCCACGCCGCGTCCGCTGGACATCGTGATCGCCGGCGGCGGCATCGGCGGCCTCGCCGCCGCGCTCGCCCTCTCCGCCCAGGGGCACCGCGTCACCGTCTGCGAGGCCGCGGCGCGGCCCCAGCCGCTGGGCGTGGGCATCAACCTGCTGCCGCACGCGGTGGAGGTGCTGGACGGCCTGGGCCTGCTGCCCGCGCTCGACGCCATGGGCGTGCGCACGCGCGCCCTGGTGTTCGCCAACCGGCACGGCCAGCCGATCTACGAAGACCTGCGCGGCACCGAGGCCGGCTACAGCCATCCGCAGTACAGCGTGCACCGGGGCGAGCTGCAGATGCTGCTGTGGAACACCTGCCTGCAGCGCCTGGGCGAGGAACGCGTGCGCGCCGGCACCCGCATCACCGGCTGCACCGAGGAAGCCGGCGGCAGCGTGCTGGCGCAGGCCGAGCTCGCCGACGGCGGCACCGCCACGCTGCGCTGCGACCTGCTCATCGGGGCGGACGGCATCCATTCGGCGCTGCGGCGCCAGTTCCATCCCCATGAAGGTGCGCCCCGCTGGAACGGCATGATGATGTGGCGCGGCACCACCTGGGCCCGACCGTTCATGGACGGCCGCACCATGGTGCAGGCCGGCCACCGCCGCGCGAAATTCGTCGTCTATCCCATAGCGCCGCCGCGCGCGGACGGGCTGCAGCTGGTCAACTGGGTGGCCGACCGCCGGCTGCGCGAGGACGGCTTCGGCGGCGGCCTCGTGGCCCCGGGCCGCGAGGACTGGAGCCGCCCGGGCTCGGTGGACGACCTGCTGCCCACCTTCGGCACCTGGCGCTTCGGCTTCGTGGACGTGCCGGGCCTGATCGCGCAGGCCACGCAGATCCTCGAGTGGCCCATGGTGGACCGCGACCCGCTGCCGCGCTGGCGCCAGGGCCGCGGCGTGACGCTGCTGGGCGACGCGGCCCACCCCATGTACCCGATCGGCTCCAACGGCGCGACCCAGGCGCTGCTGGACGCGCGCGCCATCGCCGAGGCGCTGGCCGCCCGTCCGCACGACCTGCCCGCCGCACTCGACGCCTACGAGGAAGGCCGCCGGCCCATGACCGCGCGCATCGTGGAGCTCAACCGCGCGGAGGGCCTGGACGCCATCCTCGACATGGTGGAAGAGCGCGCGCCCGATGGTTTCGAGCGCATCGGCGACGTGCTCGATCCCGCGCTGCTGGCCGACTGGGTGCGCAGCTACAAGACCGCGGCGGGGCACCGGCAGTCGGCGCCGACGGCGACCGCGGCCTGA
- a CDS encoding glutathione S-transferase C-terminal domain-containing protein yields MTDDVLAAFPITRKWPARHPDRLQLYSLPTPNGVKASIMLEETGLPYEPHLVRFDQDDQTSPEFLSLNPNNKIPAILDPNGPGGQPLALFESGAILIYLADKTGRFLAPAGAQRYAALQWLMWQMGGVGPMFGQLGFFHKFAGKDYEDKRPRDRYVAESCRLLDVLDRQLADGRPWLVGEDYTIADIAVFPWVRNLVGFYEAGELVDFDRFTHVRRVLDAFVARPAVARGLEIPARTPA; encoded by the coding sequence ATGACCGACGACGTGCTCGCCGCCTTCCCGATCACCCGCAAATGGCCCGCCCGCCATCCCGACCGCCTGCAGCTGTATTCGCTGCCCACGCCCAACGGCGTGAAGGCATCCATCATGCTGGAGGAGACCGGCCTGCCCTACGAGCCGCACCTCGTGCGCTTCGACCAGGACGACCAGACCTCGCCGGAATTCCTCTCGCTCAATCCGAACAACAAGATCCCGGCCATCCTGGACCCCAACGGACCGGGCGGCCAGCCCCTGGCGCTGTTCGAGTCCGGCGCGATCCTGATCTATCTGGCCGACAAGACGGGCCGCTTCCTGGCCCCCGCGGGCGCGCAGCGCTATGCCGCGCTGCAGTGGCTGATGTGGCAGATGGGCGGCGTCGGCCCGATGTTCGGCCAGCTCGGCTTCTTCCACAAGTTCGCCGGCAAGGACTACGAGGACAAGCGCCCGCGCGACCGCTACGTGGCCGAGAGCTGCCGCCTGCTGGACGTGCTGGACCGGCAGCTGGCCGACGGCCGCCCCTGGCTGGTGGGCGAGGACTACACCATCGCCGATATCGCGGTGTTCCCGTGGGTGCGCAACCTCGTGGGCTTCTACGAGGCAGGCGAACTGGTGGATTTCGACCGGTTCACCCACGTGCGCCGCGTGCTGGATGCCTTCGTGGCCCGGCCGGCGGTGGCGCGCGGGCTGGAGATTCCCGCGAGGACCCCGGCCTGA
- a CDS encoding YjgN family protein: MDQRVEPHVARMASSFTSHGIEPHPLEFSGSGGEYFRVWIVNVLLGILTLGLYTPWARRRTAQYFYGHTLVAGSPLEFTAQQRRMVFGFIVLLVLTAAYQIAVRTGQDTAVGLFILAGAALAPLIWGSAMRFRLGNTRWRGLRLQFTAGWRQVYAASWPVFAIAALWLAAFYGLQALAPEPVAGASGRRIPQVSATMWGLLALTFVLTVLCAIRLEYNYRSMLVLHSRLGTEPGRWKPVYSDFVKVWLATLGVFLITVAVMGAIVGVAFGGSLALVSGKTRGMGPWLALLFIVGIVFFGFMALLVSAPARAYREARMFQITWNQIGVSHMARFKCHLRARRFVGLRIRNLLLTLLTLGFYRPFARVNEYRMKLESVTLHVKGGVDQLAGQLQRQQQNGVGDALADAAGLDLIG; this comes from the coding sequence ATGGATCAGCGCGTCGAGCCCCACGTGGCACGCATGGCATCGTCGTTCACGTCGCACGGCATCGAGCCGCATCCGCTGGAGTTCTCCGGCAGCGGCGGCGAGTATTTCCGCGTCTGGATCGTCAACGTGCTGCTGGGCATCCTGACGCTGGGCCTCTACACCCCCTGGGCGCGCCGCCGCACCGCGCAGTACTTCTACGGCCACACGCTCGTGGCCGGCAGCCCGCTTGAATTCACCGCGCAGCAGCGCCGCATGGTCTTCGGCTTCATCGTGCTGCTGGTGCTCACCGCCGCCTACCAGATCGCCGTGCGCACCGGGCAGGACACCGCGGTGGGCCTCTTCATCCTCGCGGGCGCGGCTCTCGCCCCGCTCATCTGGGGCAGCGCCATGCGCTTTCGCCTCGGCAACACGCGCTGGCGCGGGCTGCGGCTGCAGTTCACCGCCGGCTGGCGGCAGGTCTATGCGGCGAGCTGGCCCGTGTTCGCCATCGCCGCCCTGTGGCTGGCCGCGTTCTACGGGCTGCAGGCGCTGGCGCCGGAACCCGTGGCCGGCGCCTCCGGCCGCCGGATCCCGCAGGTCAGCGCGACCATGTGGGGGCTGCTCGCGCTGACGTTCGTGCTCACCGTGCTGTGCGCCATCCGCCTCGAATACAACTACCGCAGCATGCTGGTGCTCCATTCGCGCCTGGGCACCGAGCCCGGCCGCTGGAAGCCCGTGTACTCGGACTTCGTGAAGGTGTGGCTCGCCACCCTGGGCGTGTTCCTGATCACCGTGGCGGTCATGGGCGCCATCGTGGGCGTCGCCTTCGGCGGATCGCTGGCGCTGGTGTCCGGCAAGACCCGGGGGATGGGGCCCTGGCTGGCCCTGCTTTTCATCGTGGGCATCGTCTTCTTCGGCTTCATGGCGCTGCTGGTCTCGGCACCGGCGCGCGCCTACCGCGAGGCACGCATGTTCCAGATCACCTGGAACCAGATCGGCGTGAGCCACATGGCCCGCTTCAAATGCCACCTGCGCGCGCGCCGCTTCGTCGGCCTGCGCATCAGGAACCTGCTGCTCACCCTGCTCACGCTGGGCTTCTACCGCCCGTTCGCCCGCGTGAATGAATACCGCATGAAGCTCGAGTCCGTGACCCTGCACGTCAAGGGCGGTGTGGACCAGCTGGCGGGGCAACTCCAGCGCCAACAGCAGAACGGCGTGGGCGACGCCCTGGCGGATGCCGCAGGGCTGGACCTGATCGGCTGA
- a CDS encoding M48 family metallopeptidase: MTSTAASPPPPDSPPRTVPQPVPARWFDGRSSQGRAVLAAIAPGPRGPELTLHPVGAEGGDPEHFAHDAVDWPEAWNPRRPPPRLAVDLGERGSLEIAGDGIARWHAALQAAGHRAGIAQRMQTRWGVLAAVLLASVLVLALFYRYGTPWLATQLTRAVPLGWETSLARETLERMDGDLLRPSRLAPGRQQQLRARFDTLVQGMPSAPQRYAGYAPALRLEFRRGMGANAFALPGGTVVVTDGLAETASRRGLGDDALAGVLAHEIGHVVYRHTTRTVVEQGVLNIGLGLALGDVSSLLSTGGALVTGLAYSRAHEREADCYALALMGHARLPTAPMADLLLAIAQEQREAPRRGKAPAGDGTKDGREERDDADGAANQGGEAGTAAKPPEAPGSSPAARETPPRKEGGGDSAWMGLLATHPGTEQRAAELRAGHAPHCARP; the protein is encoded by the coding sequence ATGACCTCCACCGCGGCGTCGCCACCGCCACCGGACTCCCCGCCCCGCACGGTCCCGCAGCCCGTGCCCGCGCGCTGGTTCGACGGGCGCAGCAGCCAGGGCCGCGCCGTGCTCGCGGCCATCGCCCCCGGCCCGCGCGGCCCCGAACTCACGCTGCACCCCGTGGGCGCCGAGGGCGGGGACCCCGAGCACTTCGCGCACGATGCGGTGGACTGGCCCGAGGCCTGGAACCCGCGCCGCCCTCCCCCTCGGCTGGCGGTGGACCTGGGCGAGCGCGGCAGCCTGGAAATCGCGGGCGATGGCATCGCGCGCTGGCACGCCGCGCTGCAGGCGGCCGGCCACCGCGCCGGCATCGCCCAGCGCATGCAGACCCGCTGGGGCGTGCTGGCGGCCGTGCTGCTCGCCTCCGTGCTGGTGCTGGCGCTCTTCTACCGCTACGGCACACCCTGGCTGGCCACCCAGCTGACCCGGGCCGTGCCCCTGGGATGGGAAACCTCCCTCGCGCGGGAAACACTGGAGCGCATGGACGGCGACCTGCTGCGCCCCTCGCGCCTCGCGCCCGGGCGCCAGCAGCAGCTGCGCGCCCGCTTCGACACGCTCGTGCAGGGCATGCCGTCGGCGCCGCAGCGCTATGCGGGCTACGCGCCCGCGCTGCGCCTGGAGTTCCGGCGCGGCATGGGCGCCAACGCCTTCGCCCTGCCGGGCGGCACCGTGGTCGTCACCGACGGCCTCGCGGAAACCGCGTCCCGCCGGGGCCTGGGCGACGATGCCCTGGCCGGCGTGCTCGCGCACGAGATCGGCCACGTCGTGTACCGCCACACCACGCGCACCGTGGTCGAGCAGGGCGTGCTCAACATCGGACTGGGCCTGGCGCTGGGGGATGTCTCCAGCCTGCTGTCCACCGGCGGCGCCCTCGTCACCGGCCTGGCCTACAGCCGCGCCCACGAGCGCGAGGCCGACTGCTACGCCCTCGCGCTCATGGGCCATGCACGCCTGCCCACCGCGCCCATGGCCGACCTGCTGCTGGCCATCGCGCAGGAGCAGCGGGAGGCGCCACGCCGCGGCAAGGCGCCCGCAGGCGACGGCACAAAGGATGGCCGCGAGGAAAGAGACGATGCGGATGGAGCCGCGAACCAGGGCGGCGAAGCCGGCACGGCCGCGAAGCCTCCCGAAGCCCCGGGCAGCAGCCCGGCTGCGCGCGAGACGCCTCCGCGCAAGGAAGGCGGCGGCGACAGCGCATGGATGGGCCTGCTCGCCACCCACCCGGGCACGGAACAGCGCGCCGCGGAACTGCGCGCCGGCCATGCGCCGCACTGCGCACGGCCTTGA
- a CDS encoding Bug family tripartite tricarboxylate transporter substrate binding protein produces the protein MTHSTPRGASRPLPPQGIRRRDAGLALAALCFGSAGPAAAQQSVQRILVGFPAGGSVDVVARRLAESWRARNGTTTLVESRAGAGGRIALTALKDAPPDGLTVVLSPSSMLTIYPHVYKRLQYKPATDFIAVAPVALSTCGFMVGPKVPDSVKTLKQFAEWAKGRPEPEGYASPAAGAMPHFLGNQFARAAGISLTHVPYRGAAPGLQDLMGGQVASGCFSVGDCLPHLPTGRVRVLAVSDRQRSRFLPDVPTFAEQGFAGIQGVESYGLYLPARAPAAVAERWAEAARAAVGDPAVVEALAKLGFEPASGTPEEYARQLAQERDRWAPVVAASGFSSEE, from the coding sequence ATGACCCATTCCACCCCGCGGGGCGCCTCCCGCCCTCTTCCGCCGCAGGGCATCCGCCGGCGCGATGCCGGCCTGGCCCTGGCCGCGCTCTGCTTCGGCTCCGCCGGGCCTGCAGCGGCGCAGCAAAGCGTGCAGCGCATCCTGGTGGGATTTCCCGCGGGGGGCTCGGTCGATGTGGTGGCGCGGCGCCTGGCCGAGAGCTGGCGCGCACGCAACGGCACGACCACGCTGGTCGAATCCCGCGCCGGCGCGGGCGGGCGCATCGCGCTCACGGCGCTGAAGGACGCGCCGCCCGACGGGCTCACCGTGGTGCTCAGCCCCTCGTCCATGCTCACGATCTATCCGCACGTGTACAAGCGGCTGCAGTACAAGCCCGCCACGGATTTCATCGCCGTGGCGCCGGTGGCGCTATCCACCTGCGGCTTCATGGTGGGGCCGAAGGTGCCCGATTCGGTGAAGACGCTCAAGCAGTTCGCCGAATGGGCCAAGGGCCGGCCCGAGCCCGAGGGCTATGCCTCTCCCGCCGCGGGCGCCATGCCGCACTTCCTTGGCAACCAGTTCGCGCGGGCCGCCGGCATCTCGCTCACGCACGTGCCCTACCGCGGCGCGGCACCCGGCCTGCAGGACCTCATGGGCGGGCAGGTGGCCTCGGGCTGCTTCAGCGTGGGCGACTGCCTGCCGCACCTGCCCACGGGCCGCGTGCGCGTGCTCGCGGTGAGCGACAGGCAGCGGTCGCGCTTCCTGCCCGACGTGCCCACCTTCGCCGAGCAGGGTTTCGCGGGCATCCAGGGCGTGGAGAGCTACGGGCTCTACCTGCCCGCCCGCGCGCCCGCGGCGGTGGCCGAGCGCTGGGCCGAAGCCGCCCGCGCGGCCGTGGGCGATCCGGCGGTCGTGGAGGCGCTGGCCAAGCTCGGCTTCGAGCCCGCGTCGGGAACGCCCGAGGAATACGCCCGCCAGCTGGCCCAGGAGCGCGATCGCTGGGCGCCGGTGGTCGCCGCCTCGGGTTTCTCGTCGGAGGAGTAG
- a CDS encoding MBL fold metallo-hydrolase: MPRPSQQLHPHREPAATRAAATVLLLRDAPGGSLEVLMTRRSPQASFAPGAYVFPGGAIDPQDAEAITHAQADRRPAQTPDRVTQAIAAIRESFEELGVLLARRPDGRFATAEDIAALDRSAAFVPQCTARGLRLAADAVFLLAHWTADRDLPKRFDVPFLVARMPQGQEPVADETEQFEPVWVRPRDALERHAAGQFFMIFPTIRTLERLAEFASADAVLAAVAHEQPLWTSCPRAGLLAGREARYMEHEAPYGELALVCPDGQIVHPLDWQPERPVPLLRNLQRLTAANPGAMTGPGTNSYLVGDPSTGYIAIDPGPADEAHLERLWHAAGGDIRAIVCTHSHADHAPGAAPLAARVAAAGRPRPPVLGLPSAPTARAASRFTPDRALADGERLTLSGRQLEGDVTHTLEVVHTPGHAANHLCLLLREDGLLFSGDHILNGSTTVIDPPDGNMDDYLASLDRLDALCERHGVEFILPAHGHAIAGARGAIARLKAHRLAREAKVLAAMQALPEGSMDDWVRHAYADVPERLWPVAQRSLLAHVERLRALEAGHA; this comes from the coding sequence ATGCCCCGCCCTTCCCAACAACTCCATCCCCACCGCGAGCCCGCCGCCACGCGCGCGGCCGCCACCGTGCTGCTGCTGCGCGACGCGCCCGGCGGCAGCCTCGAAGTGCTCATGACGCGGCGCTCGCCACAGGCCAGCTTCGCGCCGGGGGCCTACGTCTTCCCCGGCGGCGCCATCGACCCGCAGGACGCCGAAGCCATCACCCATGCGCAGGCCGACCGGCGCCCCGCGCAGACGCCGGACCGCGTCACCCAGGCCATCGCCGCCATCCGCGAAAGCTTCGAAGAGCTGGGCGTGCTGCTCGCGCGGCGCCCGGACGGACGCTTCGCCACCGCAGAAGACATCGCCGCGCTCGACCGCAGCGCAGCCTTCGTGCCGCAATGCACCGCGCGCGGCCTGCGCCTGGCGGCCGACGCGGTCTTCCTGCTCGCGCACTGGACGGCCGACCGCGACCTGCCCAAGCGCTTCGACGTGCCCTTCCTGGTCGCGCGCATGCCGCAGGGGCAGGAGCCGGTGGCCGACGAGACCGAGCAGTTCGAGCCCGTCTGGGTGCGCCCGCGGGATGCACTGGAGCGGCATGCGGCCGGCCAGTTCTTCATGATCTTCCCGACCATCCGCACGCTGGAGCGCCTGGCGGAATTCGCCAGCGCCGACGCGGTGCTCGCCGCCGTGGCCCACGAGCAGCCGCTGTGGACCAGCTGCCCGCGCGCCGGCCTGCTCGCGGGCCGCGAGGCGCGCTACATGGAGCACGAGGCCCCGTACGGCGAACTGGCCCTGGTCTGCCCCGACGGGCAGATCGTGCATCCGCTCGACTGGCAGCCCGAGCGGCCCGTGCCCCTGCTGCGCAACCTGCAGCGGCTCACCGCGGCCAATCCCGGCGCCATGACGGGGCCCGGCACCAACAGCTACCTGGTGGGCGATCCGTCCACCGGCTACATCGCCATCGACCCCGGCCCGGCCGACGAGGCCCATCTCGAACGGCTCTGGCATGCGGCGGGTGGAGACATCCGCGCCATCGTGTGCACGCACTCCCATGCCGACCACGCGCCGGGCGCCGCCCCGCTGGCCGCACGCGTGGCCGCGGCCGGGCGCCCGCGCCCGCCCGTGCTGGGCCTGCCTTCCGCCCCCACGGCGCGCGCGGCCAGCCGGTTCACGCCCGACCGGGCACTGGCCGATGGCGAACGGCTCACCTTGAGCGGCCGGCAGCTGGAAGGCGACGTCACCCACACGCTCGAAGTGGTCCACACCCCCGGCCATGCCGCGAACCACCTGTGCCTGCTGCTGCGCGAGGACGGCCTGCTGTTCAGCGGAGACCACATCCTCAATGGCAGCACCACCGTGATCGACCCGCCGGACGGCAACATGGACGACTACCTCGCCTCGCTCGACCGTCTCGACGCGCTGTGCGAACGCCACGGCGTGGAATTCATCCTGCCGGCACACGGCCATGCGATCGCCGGTGCGCGCGGGGCGATCGCCCGGCTGAAGGCACACCGGCTCGCGCGCGAGGCCAAAGTGCTCGCGGCCATGCAGGCCCTGCCGGAAGGCAGCATGGACGACTGGGTGCGCCACGCCTATGCCGACGTGCCCGAGCGGCTGTGGCCCGTGGCGCAGCGCTCCCTGCTCGCCCATGTGGAGCGCCTGCGCGCGCTGGAGGCCGGCCATGCATGA
- a CDS encoding MarR family winged helix-turn-helix transcriptional regulator: protein MQQKERSAKTRSPGARPPAAARASDAPEGPLQPLPGLRYGVLDQLMGYALRRAQNALYLDFLRAVGDDVSPQRFAALVLVVGNPGLRQGLLAEAMGLHRSGGMRLVDWLHAQGWVQREADPQDRRSWLLHPTPQGRAALEALSARVRAHDAALVASLGPGGDTLHPLLDRLARTAPGPG, encoded by the coding sequence ATGCAACAAAAAGAGCGCTCCGCAAAAACCCGCAGTCCCGGCGCACGCCCCCCTGCGGCCGCCCGGGCATCCGATGCGCCCGAGGGCCCGCTGCAGCCGCTGCCCGGGCTGCGCTACGGCGTGCTCGACCAGCTCATGGGCTATGCGCTGCGCCGGGCGCAGAACGCGCTGTACCTCGATTTCCTGCGCGCGGTGGGCGATGACGTGAGCCCGCAGCGGTTCGCCGCCCTGGTGCTGGTGGTGGGCAATCCGGGGCTGCGCCAGGGCCTGCTGGCCGAGGCGATGGGGCTGCACCGCAGCGGCGGCATGCGCCTGGTGGACTGGCTGCACGCCCAGGGCTGGGTGCAGCGCGAGGCCGATCCGCAGGACCGGCGCTCCTGGCTGCTCCATCCCACCCCGCAGGGCCGTGCGGCGCTGGAGGCGCTGTCGGCCCGGGTGCGCGCGCACGATGCCGCGCTGGTCGCATCCCTGGGCCCCGGCGGCGACACCCTGCACCCGCTGCTGGACCGGCTGGCCCGCACGGCGCCCGGCCCCGGGTGA
- a CDS encoding rRNA pseudouridine synthase, whose protein sequence is MHDLSPDGTGAGDAGHIRLSKRVAEMRGCSRREAEWLIEGGWVQVDGRMTEAPGARVRPDQDVVVAQNAKAEEAPPVTLLLHKPAGWEAGIGQGPAGDPRQARSSGAPDAGTLLEPGNRYVGDSPPVRVLQRHFRQQECFTPLADAASGLVVYTQDRRMARRLAEDIELLEQECIATVEGRIAEGGLERLCRGLEFNGRPLPPAKVSWQSETRLRFALKGIRPGQIPAMCEAVGLQVTALKRLRIGRVSLARVPEGQWRYLLPWERF, encoded by the coding sequence ATGCATGATCTTTCCCCCGATGGCACCGGTGCCGGAGACGCCGGCCACATCCGCCTGTCCAAGCGCGTCGCCGAGATGCGCGGCTGTTCCCGCCGCGAGGCCGAGTGGCTCATCGAAGGCGGCTGGGTGCAGGTGGACGGCCGGATGACCGAGGCGCCAGGCGCCCGTGTCCGCCCGGACCAGGATGTCGTGGTCGCGCAGAACGCCAAGGCCGAGGAAGCGCCGCCCGTCACCCTCCTGCTGCACAAGCCCGCCGGCTGGGAGGCCGGCATCGGCCAGGGCCCCGCCGGCGATCCGCGCCAGGCGCGCAGCAGCGGGGCACCCGATGCCGGCACGCTGCTGGAGCCCGGCAACCGGTACGTGGGCGACAGCCCGCCCGTGCGGGTGCTGCAGCGGCATTTCCGGCAGCAGGAGTGCTTCACGCCGCTGGCCGACGCCGCCAGCGGGCTCGTGGTCTATACGCAGGACCGCCGCATGGCGCGCCGCCTGGCCGAAGACATCGAGCTGCTCGAGCAGGAATGCATCGCCACCGTGGAGGGCCGCATCGCCGAGGGCGGCCTCGAGCGCCTCTGCCGGGGCCTGGAATTCAACGGCCGACCCCTGCCGCCCGCCAAGGTGAGCTGGCAGAGCGAAACGCGGCTGCGCTTCGCGCTCAAGGGCATCCGCCCAGGGCAGATCCCCGCGATGTGCGAGGCCGTGGGACTGCAGGTGACGGCGCTCAAGCGGCTGCGCATCGGCCGCGTCTCGCTCGCCAGGGTGCCCGAAGGCCAGTGGCGCTACCTGCTGCCCTGGGAGCGCTTCTGA
- the chrA gene encoding chromate efflux transporter encodes MDPMPTLAAEGASPSPVSLPQALRFWLKLGFIGFGGPAGQIALMHDELVDRRRWISEKRFLHALNYCMLLPGPEAQQLATYLGWLLHRTWGGILAGVLFVLPSLFILVALAWLYMAHGDAPAVAGVFHGIKPAVTAIVAQAALRIGGRSLRSGWLWCIAIAAFIALFAFDAPFPAIVAAAAAAGYIGGRLRPAAFGAAVATAAPPGTPRIQGRALIDDDTPVPAHARFSWRRACAVLAAGTALWLLAMGGLWAAFGRDAVLVHMAWFFTKAALMTFGGAYAVLPYVYQGAVEHFQWITPAQMMDGLALGETTPGPLIMVVSFVAFVGGWARALFGPDALPLAGAAAAAVVTFFTFLPSFVFILLGGPFIESTRGNLRLAAPLAGIAAAVVGVIANLAVFFALHVFWPQGLHAGPDVRMLLIGAVSAVALVRWRVGVIPVILAAGLAGLAMGL; translated from the coding sequence ATGGACCCCATGCCGACTCTTGCCGCCGAGGGCGCGAGCCCGTCGCCCGTGTCCCTGCCACAGGCCCTGCGCTTCTGGCTGAAGCTCGGCTTCATCGGTTTCGGTGGCCCGGCCGGGCAGATCGCGCTCATGCACGACGAACTGGTGGACCGGCGCCGCTGGATCTCCGAAAAGCGCTTCCTGCATGCGCTGAACTACTGCATGCTGCTGCCCGGGCCCGAGGCGCAGCAGCTCGCCACCTACCTCGGCTGGCTGCTGCACCGGACGTGGGGCGGCATCCTGGCAGGCGTACTCTTCGTGCTGCCCTCGCTGTTCATCCTGGTGGCCCTGGCCTGGCTGTACATGGCGCACGGCGATGCGCCGGCGGTGGCGGGCGTCTTCCACGGCATCAAGCCGGCGGTGACGGCCATCGTGGCGCAGGCCGCCCTGCGGATCGGGGGGCGGTCGCTGCGCAGCGGCTGGCTGTGGTGCATCGCCATCGCGGCGTTCATCGCGCTCTTCGCCTTCGATGCGCCGTTCCCCGCCATCGTGGCGGCCGCTGCGGCGGCGGGCTACATCGGCGGCAGGCTGCGTCCGGCGGCGTTCGGCGCCGCGGTGGCCACCGCCGCTCCGCCGGGGACGCCCCGGATACAGGGCCGCGCCCTCATCGACGACGACACACCGGTGCCCGCCCATGCGCGCTTTTCCTGGCGGCGCGCGTGCGCGGTGCTGGCGGCCGGCACGGCCCTCTGGCTGCTGGCCATGGGCGGGCTGTGGGCGGCGTTCGGCCGCGATGCCGTCCTGGTGCACATGGCCTGGTTCTTCACCAAGGCGGCGCTCATGACCTTCGGGGGCGCGTACGCGGTGCTGCCCTATGTGTACCAGGGCGCGGTGGAGCACTTCCAGTGGATCACCCCGGCCCAGATGATGGACGGCCTGGCGCTCGGAGAAACCACGCCGGGGCCGCTCATCATGGTGGTGTCGTTCGTCGCCTTCGTGGGTGGCTGGGCCCGCGCGCTCTTCGGTCCGGACGCGCTGCCGCTCGCCGGCGCGGCGGCGGCGGCCGTGGTGACGTTTTTCACCTTCCTGCCGTCCTTCGTCTTCATCCTGCTGGGCGGCCCGTTCATCGAGTCCACGCGCGGCAACCTCCGGCTCGCGGCGCCGCTGGCGGGCATCGCGGCGGCCGTGGTCGGGGTGATCGCGAACCTGGCGGTGTTCTTCGCCCTGCACGTGTTCTGGCCGCAGGGCCTGCACGCGGGCCCCGATGTACGCATGCTGCTCATCGGGGCGGTGTCGGCCGTGGCGCTGGTGCGCTGGCGCGTGGGCGTCATCCCGGTGATCCTCGCCGCGGGGCTCGCCGGGCTCGCGATGGGGTTGTGA